A window of Trichoderma atroviride chromosome 3, complete sequence contains these coding sequences:
- a CDS encoding uncharacterized protein (EggNog:ENOG41), protein MDSRDSRAPSRSKQERSDKSYEEPNGSNMDTDPVSCNMASAFYEIMRDSGLQRQLEHGWGNSYAHDGAADSASSPTSDFGDASRSDQSRSRQSSKVSSPLGSRRVAQRRDGKRLKSPKSKTSGGSQVKEEDEEESMEDIQPMPESGNPYSLKYDAQAAATGEDHRTSGYKLNREDYADREYLRGLDSELDTLRKHLLQRANPPRSFP, encoded by the coding sequence ATTCCAGAGACTCACGGGCGCCCTCCAGGTCTAAACAAGAGAGGTCTGACAAGTCATACGAAGAACCCAACGGATCAAACATGGATACAGACCCAGTCTCCTGCAATATGGCCTCAGCGTTTTACGAGATTATGAGAGACTCTGGACTCCAAAGACAGCTCGAACATGGTTGGGGAAATTCCTACGCACATGACGGCGCGGCAGATTCCGCATCATCACCCACTTCTGATTTCGGTGACGCCAGTCGATCCGACCAATCCCGGTCTCGGCAAAGTTCAAAGGTTTCATCTCCATTGGGATCTCGCAGAGTGGCCCAAAGACGAGATGGGAAGCGCCTCAAAAGCCCCAAGTCGAAGACATCCGGAGGCAGTCAAgtcaaggaagaagatgaagaagagagtatGGAAGATATTCAGCCCATGCCAGAATCCGGTAACCCATACTCTCTGAAATATGATGCTCAGGCTGCAGCAACTGGCGAGGATCATCGGACCTCTGGATATAAGCTGAACAGAGAAGACTACGCAGACCGTGAATATCTGAGAGGGCTGGACTCAGAGCTGGATACTCTTAGAAAGCACTTGCTCCAGCGCGCCAATCCTCCCAGATCATTTCCGTAA